CCAGGTCGGGGGCGCGTCGATCTGCCGGTGGATGTCCAGCGTCCGGTGGATCGCGTCGGTGAGCGAGCCGAGATCCCAGGCGGCGGTGAGGAAGTCGAAGTTGAACGCGGTGTGCAGCTCGTCCGGGCGCAGGTAGCGGGCGAAGCGCTCCTGGTCGGCCAGCCAGATCTCGCCGATCAGCGCCTTCGGCGGCGTGTACGAGTCGGCCACCTTGCGCCAGCGGCGGTAGACGTCGTGCACCTCGTCCCGGTCCTCGTACGGGTGCTGCGGGGGCACCTGGTCCGGCTCCATGTCGGCCAGGTCGGGCGCCTTGAGCAGCATCGCCGCGGAGTCGATCCGGACGCCGTCGGCCCCGCGGTCGAACCAGAACCGCAGGATGTCCTCGTGCTCGGTCCGGACCAGCGCGCTGTCCCAGTTGTAGTCGGGCTGCTCGGGCGCGAACAGGTGCAGGTACCACTGGCCGTCCGGCAACCGGGTCCAGGCCCCGCCGCCGAAGATGGACTCCCAGTTGTTCGGCGGCAACGCCCCGTCCGGCCCGCGGCCGTCCCGGAAGTGGAACAGCTCCCGGGCCGGGTCGCCGGCCGCGGCCGCCACCGCGTGGCCGAACCAGGCGTGCTCGGTGGACGCGTGGTTGGGCACCACGTCGACCACGATCCGCAGGCCGAGCTCGTGCGCCCGGGCGATCAGCGCGTCCGCGTCGGCCAGCGTGCCGAAGCTGGGATCGATGTCGCGCGGGTCGGCGATGTCGTAGCCGGCGTCGGCCATCGGCGAGGTGTACCAGGGGCTGAACCAGATCGCGTCCACCCCGAGGTCCCGCACGTACGGCAGGTGCGCCGTGATGCCGGGCAGGTCGCCGATCCCGTCGCCGTCGCTGTCGGCGAAGCTGCGGGGATAGATCTGGTAGATCACGGCCGTCGTCCACCACTCGTGGTCGGACGGCGCGGAGAGTTCGGTCATCAGAACCCGTTGTTCCCTTCGCCTCGGAGCAGGGTTGAGCCCGGTGGTGCGGTGAGCGGCGGGCGCGGTGGTCAGCCCTTGACGGCGCCGGCGGACAGACCGCCGAGCAGGTTGCGCTGGAACAGCAGGAACAGCGCGATCACCGGCAGGCAGCTGATGGTCAGACCGGCGAGCAGCAGCGGCTCGGTGATTCCGCTGGCGGTGGTGAACGACAGCCGGCTGAAGGCCACGTTGACCGTCTGCACGGTGGGGTCCTGCAACACCAGCAGCGGCCAGAGGAAGTCCTTCCAGGACGTGACCACGATGAAGATGGAGACCACGGCCAGCACCGGCCGGGCGAGCGGGAGCACGACGCTCCACAGCAGCCGGATGCTCCCGGCGCCGTCGATCGCTGCCGCCTCCAGCAGCTCGACCGGCAGCCGGTCGAAGAAGCGCTTGAGGATGTAGATGTTGAAGGCGTTCGCCGCGCCCGGCAGCCACAGTGCCCACGGGGTGTTGAGCAGGTTCAGGTGCAGCAGCGGCAGGTTCACCACGGTCAGGTACGTCGGCACCAGCACGGCCGCGGCCGGCACCATCAGCGTGGCCAGCATCAGCCCGAGCACGACGTTGCCGAGCATCGGGCGCAGCATCGACAGCGCGTACGCGGCGGTGACGGCGACGGCGAGCTGCAGGGCCCAGGCCCCGATCGCGTAGTAGCCGGTGTAGAGCAGGAAGCGGCCGATGTCCAGGCGCGTCCAGGCCTCGGAGAACGTCCCCCACTGCCAGTGCGCCGGGAACAGGGACTGGGTCGCCTGGGCCAGCTCCGAGGGCGTCTTCAGCGCCGAGAACACCATCCAGACCAGCGGCCCGAGGAAGACCAGCGCGAACAGCAGCGTGACGAGCCCGACCGCGCCCCAGTAGACGAACCGGGCGCCGGGGCGGCGGAGGTCGTTGGCGGAGAACAAGGTCCGGGTCGCCGGGTCGCCGGTACCCGCGCGGTCGACCGGGACGTCGACCGTCGAGATCGGTGCAGTCACAGCAAGAACCTCCCGCTCAGTCCGCGGACCGGGTCAGCCGCAGGTAGACCGCCGAGAACGCGGCCAGCACGACGAACAGCAACATGCTCATCGCCGCCGCGAGCCCGAAGTCCTGGTTCACGGCGAAGGCGTACCGGTAGATCAGCACGATGATCGTGATGGTGTGCGGGTCGGTCGTACCGGTGAGCTGGAACGGCTCGATGAAGACCTGCATGGTCGCGATGATCTGCAGCAGCAGCAGGACCACCAGCAGGAAGCGCATCTGCGGCAGGGTGACGTGCCAGATCCGCCGCCAGACCCCGGCGCCGTCCAGCTCCGCCGCCTCGTAGAGGTCGCCCGGGATCGCGGCCAGGCCGGCCAGGTACATGATCGTGGCGCCGCCCATGTTGGCCCAGGTGGACACCAGCACCAGCGAGAGCATCACCATCCGCGGGCTCTGCAGCCACTGTGACGTCGGCAGGCCGACGCTGCTGAGGATCTGGTTGAACAGGCCGCTGCCCGGGTCGTAGAAGAACTGCCAGAGCAGCACGGTCACGATGGGCGGCAGGATCACCGGCAGGTAGACCGCGATCCGGAAGAAGCCGCGGAGGTGCCGCAGCTCGTTGAGGACCAGCGACACCACGAACGGCACGGCGTACCCGAGGACGAGGGCGAGACCGGTGAACTCGACCGTGTTCTTCCAGGCGGTGAAGAACAGCGGGTCCTGGAAGAGGTGCGCGAAGTTGTCGAGACCGACCCAGTAGGGCGGGATGACGAAGTTGTTCTGCTGGAAGGCCAGCAGGATCCCCCGGACGAGGGGGAACCAGGAGAAGAACCCGAAGCACAGCAGGGCGGCCAGCAGGAAGCCGTAGCCCCGGCCGGTGTCGGCCCACCGGCGGCGGCCGGGGCGGCCCCGCCGGACGGTGGGGGCGGCCGTGCGGCCGGGCCGCGGGTCGAGCACCTGCTCGGCGCGAACGTCGACGGTCACGGGGTTCCTCCGCTTGCCGGTCCGACCGGTGGGTCACGGTTCCGACCGGGGTCGCGCCGGCCGTACGGGGCCGGCGGGACCCGGGTCTCGGACTTACTTCGCCGTGGCGAGGATGCTGTTCACCTGGGTCGTGGCCGAGGCGAGCAGCGCGTTGATGTCGGCGTTCGGATCGGTCAGCACC
The window above is part of the Mycobacteriales bacterium genome. Proteins encoded here:
- a CDS encoding carbohydrate ABC transporter permease, whose protein sequence is MTAPISTVDVPVDRAGTGDPATRTLFSANDLRRPGARFVYWGAVGLVTLLFALVFLGPLVWMVFSALKTPSELAQATQSLFPAHWQWGTFSEAWTRLDIGRFLLYTGYYAIGAWALQLAVAVTAAYALSMLRPMLGNVVLGLMLATLMVPAAAVLVPTYLTVVNLPLLHLNLLNTPWALWLPGAANAFNIYILKRFFDRLPVELLEAAAIDGAGSIRLLWSVVLPLARPVLAVVSIFIVVTSWKDFLWPLLVLQDPTVQTVNVAFSRLSFTTASGITEPLLLAGLTISCLPVIALFLLFQRNLLGGLSAGAVKG
- a CDS encoding glycoside hydrolase family 13 protein, translating into MTELSAPSDHEWWTTAVIYQIYPRSFADSDGDGIGDLPGITAHLPYVRDLGVDAIWFSPWYTSPMADAGYDIADPRDIDPSFGTLADADALIARAHELGLRIVVDVVPNHASTEHAWFGHAVAAAAGDPARELFHFRDGRGPDGALPPNNWESIFGGGAWTRLPDGQWYLHLFAPEQPDYNWDSALVRTEHEDILRFWFDRGADGVRIDSAAMLLKAPDLADMEPDQVPPQHPYEDRDEVHDVYRRWRKVADSYTPPKALIGEIWLADQERFARYLRPDELHTAFNFDFLTAAWDLGSLTDAIHRTLDIHRQIDAPPTWVLSNHDVTRHVTRFGRDHTGYEHSPAFRAEHHGEPYDPELGLRRARAAALLTFALPGSVYVYQGDELGLPEVEDIPDDARQDPMWTRSGRTNPGRDGCRVPLPWSGSAAPYGFSPAGTQTWLPQPAGWEPYTVDGQERDPGSMLCFYRTALRIRRAEPAFASTDIDFPAVPDGVLGFVRGHRRPISCWANPGAEPVPLPPGAQVLLASQELTGGLLGPDTTAWFTLPAS
- a CDS encoding sugar ABC transporter permease; translated protein: MTVDVRAEQVLDPRPGRTAAPTVRRGRPGRRRWADTGRGYGFLLAALLCFGFFSWFPLVRGILLAFQQNNFVIPPYWVGLDNFAHLFQDPLFFTAWKNTVEFTGLALVLGYAVPFVVSLVLNELRHLRGFFRIAVYLPVILPPIVTVLLWQFFYDPGSGLFNQILSSVGLPTSQWLQSPRMVMLSLVLVSTWANMGGATIMYLAGLAAIPGDLYEAAELDGAGVWRRIWHVTLPQMRFLLVVLLLLQIIATMQVFIEPFQLTGTTDPHTITIIVLIYRYAFAVNQDFGLAAAMSMLLFVVLAAFSAVYLRLTRSAD